Genomic segment of Erythrobacter sp. BLCC-B19:
CTGAAAGCTTCGACAGCTGCTCGCACGGGGCAGGCCGGGTGATGAGCCGAACCGCGGCCAAGAAGCTCGTGACCCTCGACGAACACCTCGCCGATACCGCCGGGGTCGAATGCCGCAAGGACGAAGGCGTGATTGATGAAACGCCCAAGGCCTACAAGCCGATCGAAGCCGTGATGGCCGCGCAGGCCGATCTGGTGGAGATCGTCCATACCTTGAAGCAGGTGGTGTGCGTGAAGGGGTGATCCCCCTTGCGGGCATCACCTGCCCCAATCCAGAAGAAGACACATGATCACCATCGACGGTTCCGAAGGCGAGGGCGGGGGGCAGGTGCTGCGCTATGCAGCGGCCCTCTCGCTGCTGACGGGGGAGCCTTTCACGATCCGAAACATCCGCGGCGGGCGCGCGAAGCCGGGGCTGATGCGCCAGCACGTCACCGCCCTCGAAGCAGCGGCGGCGATTGGGTCGGCGGAGTGTTCGGGGCTGGCGGTCGGCTCGACCGAGCTGACCTTTCGGCCCGGCAGCGTTGTGCCGGGCGAGTACCACTTCGCCATCGGCACCGCCGGTTCCACCGCGCTGGTGGTGCAGACCGTGCTCGTCCCGCTGATGCTGGCCGACGTGCCCTCGCGCATCGTGATCGAGGGCGGGACGCACGCGGCTTCGGCCCCGCCGTTCGAATTCCTCGCGCACACCCTGCTGCCGGTGCTCGAGCGCATGGGCCCGCGCCTGTCGGTGACGCTGGAGCGCCACGGCTTCTTCCCGCGCGGCGGGGGACGGATCGTGCTCGACATCACGCCCGCGCCGCTCGTGCCGATCGATTGCACGCAGCGTGGCGCGTTCAAGGCCGGCAAGGTCGAGGCTCTGGTCGCGGGCATTCCCTTCGACATCGCCGACCGCGAACTCAAGGCCGCCCGCAAGGTGCTGACCGATTGGCCCGAGGATGCCTTCGCGCCTGTCCAGCTGCCCGCCGAGCACGGCCCGGGCAACGCGCTGCTGATCACGGCCCAATGCGACAACGTGACCGAGGTGATGTCTGCCTTTGGTCAGATCGGGATTCCGGCAGAACGCCTCGCCAAGACCGCAGCCAAGCGGATGGCGGGCTACCTCGCTTCAGGCGCGTTCGCCGGGCCTTATCTGCAGGATCAATTGCTGCTGCCCTTCGCTTGCGCCGGGGCGGGGGCGTTCACCACGGTCAAGCTGAGCGAACACGCCCGCACCGCTGCCGGGTTGATCACGCGCTTCACCGGGCGCGCGTTCCACTTCGGCGAGGATGGCGAGGGGCGGTGGCTGGTCCGCATGGACTGAGCCACCGCCCCCGGCTTCATCAACGCTTCAAGCGGAAATCCGCCCCCGCATAGACCCGCACCGCATTGCCGCGCTCGAGCGCCTGATGTGCTTCCCATTGCGCGCGCCGGGCATCGCTCGCCGCCTCACCGCGCCGCTCTGCCAGCAGGATCGCGAGCTTGAGCCGCGCCAGCTTGCGATTGGCGTGCTGCGAGCGCTGTTCCTGCGCGGTGGCGACGAGACCGGTGGGAATGTGCACCGCCCGCACCGCGCTGTCGGTGGTGTTGACGTGCTGTCCACCCGGCCCGCGGGCGCGCATCGTCTGGTAGGTGATCGCTGCCTCGGCGAGATCAGGCACCGAATCGGGCTGCGGAGCGAGCGCTACCCCGACGAACCAGTTGCGGCGCTTGTGCGAAGGGCGCAGCGTGCTGGTGCCGATCCACTGGATGGTGCCCACCCGCGCGGCGGCAAAGGCCTGTGCGCCCGGCCCTGTCACTTGCAGCAGCACCGAAGGCGGCAGCGCGTCTGCCCCCTCCAGCACCTCCGCCTCCAGCCCCTGCTCGCGCGCCTCGGCGATGAACGCGCGGGCGAGGCGGCCTGCCACCCAGGCGCATTCCTGCGGTCCCTTGCCCGCCGTGATGTGGAGGATCACTGTGCCGCTCATGCTCCGGCCCTCGTCTTGTAGCTGAGCAGCGGGCGCAGCTTGGCGATGACCCGGATCAGCTGCGCGTCTTCGAGGTCGGCGATGACCCCGCCGATGTCCTTGTAGGCCTCGGGCGCTTCCTCGAAGATCAGGCGGCGGTCCTCGCAGATCACCGCACTGCCGAGCGCGGTAATCTGCAACCCGGCCACCGTGGTGCGGCGCGAGAGGCGGGCGTGGGCATCCTTGCGGCTCCACTTGCGCCCCGCGCCGTGCGCCAGCGAATGCAGCGCGAAATCGGCCCGCTCCGGCAGCGGATCGACCAGATAGCTGAAATCCCCGCGCGAACCGGGGATCACCACCGGGCCGCCATCCGCCGGGGCCGCGCCCTTGCGGTGCAGCCAGCCGCCCTGATGCCGCGTCACGGTGTTGTGGCTGATGTCGAGCACCTGGCGCCCCTCCATTCCGAGGCAGCGCAAGAACCGCGCTGCGATCACCGTGCGGTTGACCACCGCCCAGCCGAGCGCCGCATCGTGACCGGCAAGGTAGGCGCGCGCCTCTGGGCTGGCGGCGGCAATACCGCGCGCCGGATCAGGCTGACGATGGCGCTCGAGCACCGCCTGCCCCAGCCCGCGTGAGCCGCTGTGAACCATAAGCCACACCCGGTCACTCGACAGCCCCAGCGCCGCAAAGCGTTCGGGATCGGCCACCTTCTCCACCCGCAGGAACTCGGCGAAGTGGTTGCCGCCGCCAATCGTGCCAAGCGCCGGGCTGGCGAGATCGGGCGGCAGCCCGGCCGCGGCCAGCGCCGCGGCGCCGTCCCCGTCCCACGGACCATCGAGCCCGGTCAATCGGCGGCTTGCGGCATCGCGTCGGAACTTGCGCAAGAGGCCGGTGGTCTCCCACAGGCCCATCCCGCAGCCGATGTCGCTCCCCACCAGATGCGGCCAGATCCGATCGGGCGACCAGAAGGCCGCGCCGACCGCAATGCCGGTGCCGGCGTGGAGATCGGGCAGGGCGACGACCCGCGCCATGCCGTCATAGGCCGCCGTGCGCGCCAGCTGGTCGAGCGCTGCGGGATCGAACCGCTGCGGGTCGCGGGCGATGAGGGTGATCGGGCTCATGTCCGCACCCCCACGCCTGCTGCCAGCAACGCATCGAGCACGGCAATATCCTTGAGGATCCCGTCGCGCGGGTCGACGAACAGGGTGCGCCAGCGCCACCAGCTGCGGTGCGCGCTGAGAACCTCGCCCTTGAACATCCACTCGCCCCCGCGACCGATCGAGACGCGGGTGATGACGATATCCTCGATATGCTCGCGCACGTGCATCTTGACCGTGTGGCCGGTATCGAGATGCGCGCAGATGTCGCGGAACACATCATTCCACACCCGCCCGCGCTGACGGCGCAGATAGCGGCGCAGCGGGCCGAGGTTCTCGTTGAGGCTCTTGTCGTAGGGCGCCCCGATCCGGACATGACGCTTAAGCCCGATCTGCTGGCAGTCAGGGTGCGGGCCAAGGCGCAGCTTGGGCGATGCGGCGTGGTTCGACCCCCAGCGAGGTCGCTCGACGATCACCTTGAACATATCGTCACGCATGGCGCACCTCCCCCGGATGGAAGATGCGACACAGCGCAGCGACGGCAGAATTGTAACGAAAGGCAGCGTCAGCGACGCGGCAGAAGATCAGGCGAGATGGCTCGCCCGTGCAAGAATTGCCCATGCAATCTGTTCCTGAACACAGGGAAATAGGAAGTGACGTTTGTGACGGGCGTTATCGGCACGCATGGTCGTCTCCTCCTCGTGTTCAGAATCAAAAAGCCGAGATTGGCTGGCGGCGCCCTTAGGCGAAAACGCCGCCGATCTCAAGCATTTCAGCCGAGCGGCAGGTCGAGCGCCTCGGCGACCGCCGCGTGGGTGATCTTGCCGCCCGCCACGTTCAGCCCTGCCGCGAGGTGCGCATCCGCCGCCATCGCGGCCTCGGCACCCATGTTCGCGAGCTTCATCACATAGGGCAGCGTCGCATTGCCGAGCGCGATGGTCGAGGTGCGCGCGACCGCGCCGGGCATATTGGCGACACAGTAGTGGATCACGCCGTCAACCACGAACACCGGGTCTTCGTGGGTGGTGGCGTGGCTGGTTTCAAAGCAGCCGCCCTGATCGATCGCGATGTCGACCAGCACCGCGCCGGGGCGCATCGTCTGGATCATCGCGCGGGTGACCAGCTTGGGCGCAGCCGCGCCGGGCACCAGCACCGCGCCGATCACGAGATCGGCCCCCGCCACGGCCTCGGCAATCGCAGCTGACGAGGCAAAGGCGGTGCGCAGGCTCGCGCCGAACTGGGCATCAAGCTCGGCGAGGCGGCGGTTGGAGATGTCGAAGATCGTCACATCGGCGCGCAGGCCCACCGCCATCTGCGCCGCATTGACGCCCGCAACCCCGCCGCCAAGGATCACGACCTTGCCCGGCTCCACGCCCGGCACGCCGCCGAGCAGCACCCCGCGCCCACCCTGATGCTTTTCGAGATAATGCGCGCCGCACTGCACGCTCATCCGCCCGGCCACTTCGGACATCGGCTTGAGCAGCGGCAGCGAACCATCGGGGGCGGTGACGGTTTCATAGGCGATTGCCGTGGCCCCGCTCGCCATCAGCCCCTCGGCCTGCGGCTTGTCGGCGGCGAGATGGAGGTAGGTGAACAGCACGTGGTGCGGCCGCAACATCGCGACTTCGTTCGGCTGCGGTTCCTTGACCTTGACGATCATCTGTGCGGCTTCGAACACGCTCGCCGCATCGGGCAGGATCGTTGCGCCAGCGGCGAGATAGGCGCTGTCGGGAAAGTCGACCCCAAGCCCGGCGCCGCTTTGCACCACCACCTCGTGGCCCGCGCGGGTCAGCTCGGCCACCGCCGCCGGGGTCAGGCCGACGCGGTATTCATTGTTCTTGATCTCGG
This window contains:
- the rtcA gene encoding RNA 3'-terminal phosphate cyclase, which produces MITIDGSEGEGGGQVLRYAAALSLLTGEPFTIRNIRGGRAKPGLMRQHVTALEAAAAIGSAECSGLAVGSTELTFRPGSVVPGEYHFAIGTAGSTALVVQTVLVPLMLADVPSRIVIEGGTHAASAPPFEFLAHTLLPVLERMGPRLSVTLERHGFFPRGGGRIVLDITPAPLVPIDCTQRGAFKAGKVEALVAGIPFDIADRELKAARKVLTDWPEDAFAPVQLPAEHGPGNALLITAQCDNVTEVMSAFGQIGIPAERLAKTAAKRMAGYLASGAFAGPYLQDQLLLPFACAGAGAFTTVKLSEHARTAAGLITRFTGRAFHFGEDGEGRWLVRMD
- the prfH gene encoding peptide chain release factor H encodes the protein MSGTVILHITAGKGPQECAWVAGRLARAFIAEAREQGLEAEVLEGADALPPSVLLQVTGPGAQAFAAARVGTIQWIGTSTLRPSHKRRNWFVGVALAPQPDSVPDLAEAAITYQTMRARGPGGQHVNTTDSAVRAVHIPTGLVATAQEQRSQHANRKLARLKLAILLAERRGEAASDARRAQWEAHQALERGNAVRVYAGADFRLKR
- a CDS encoding RNA ligase RtcB family protein, translated to MSPITLIARDPQRFDPAALDQLARTAAYDGMARVVALPDLHAGTGIAVGAAFWSPDRIWPHLVGSDIGCGMGLWETTGLLRKFRRDAASRRLTGLDGPWDGDGAAALAAAGLPPDLASPALGTIGGGNHFAEFLRVEKVADPERFAALGLSSDRVWLMVHSGSRGLGQAVLERHRQPDPARGIAAASPEARAYLAGHDAALGWAVVNRTVIAARFLRCLGMEGRQVLDISHNTVTRHQGGWLHRKGAAPADGGPVVIPGSRGDFSYLVDPLPERADFALHSLAHGAGRKWSRKDAHARLSRRTTVAGLQITALGSAVICEDRRLIFEEAPEAYKDIGGVIADLEDAQLIRVIAKLRPLLSYKTRAGA
- the ald gene encoding alanine dehydrogenase, producing the protein MRVGVPTEIKNNEYRVGLTPAAVAELTRAGHEVVVQSGAGLGVDFPDSAYLAAGATILPDAASVFEAAQMIVKVKEPQPNEVAMLRPHHVLFTYLHLAADKPQAEGLMASGATAIAYETVTAPDGSLPLLKPMSEVAGRMSVQCGAHYLEKHQGGRGVLLGGVPGVEPGKVVILGGGVAGVNAAQMAVGLRADVTIFDISNRRLAELDAQFGASLRTAFASSAAIAEAVAGADLVIGAVLVPGAAAPKLVTRAMIQTMRPGAVLVDIAIDQGGCFETSHATTHEDPVFVVDGVIHYCVANMPGAVARTSTIALGNATLPYVMKLANMGAEAAMAADAHLAAGLNVAGGKITHAAVAEALDLPLG